From Gimesia panareensis, the proteins below share one genomic window:
- the rpsF gene encoding 30S ribosomal protein S6, translating to MVNYEGMFLLDSGKFAADHEGTIAHVIEILEKAGAEIVAHRPWQDGKLAYEIEGHMKGLHYLVYFTMPGSGMDAVTRACHLSDIVIRQLVIKQPQTLFDAMVSAIDPSAAPETEASSDDDVDYSAIDDDEDED from the coding sequence ATGGTTAATTATGAAGGTATGTTCCTGCTGGACAGTGGCAAATTCGCTGCTGACCACGAAGGGACCATCGCACATGTGATTGAAATTCTGGAAAAGGCCGGTGCCGAAATCGTTGCTCACCGTCCCTGGCAGGATGGAAAACTGGCTTACGAGATCGAAGGTCACATGAAAGGCCTGCACTACCTGGTGTACTTCACCATGCCCGGCAGTGGCATGGATGCAGTCACCCGTGCCTGCCACCTGAGCGATATCGTGATTCGTCAGCTGGTAATCAAGCAGCCCCAGACGCTGTTTGACGCCATGGTTTCTGCTATCGATCCTTCCGCTGCACCGGAAACGGAAGCCAGCAGCGATGATGATGTCGATTACAGTGCCATCGATGACGATGAAGACGAAGACTAA
- the argJ gene encoding bifunctional glutamate N-acetyltransferase/amino-acid acetyltransferase ArgJ — protein sequence MILPRGFRSAGLACGIKENKSTFDLSLFVSDEPCVGAGVFTKNQVCGAPVKVSRERVPGDSVRAVIINSGNANACTGERGIEDARWMTSEVAQGLGFENEEVLVCSTGIIGHFLPRTPIEQGIPAVIGQLGADASSFLNAARGMMTTDTVPKQAMRELTVDGTSVRVSGVAKGAAMIAPNMATMLSVIMTDAPLSASQADALLREAVDFSFNCVSVEGHTSTSDTVILLANGASEADPLSADDLVQLQAAIMEVAMELGQAIIRDAEGADHFITIEVSGASTQAEAKEIARTIANDALVKTAIAGSDPNWGRIVSATGRTSVKLTEADIVLHLNGTLIYEKGMPAEFDEEAVSASIRDNRDVSIQLQLPFGSESIVFWTSDLTQEYVRLNSEYTT from the coding sequence ATGATATTACCCAGGGGTTTCCGCTCTGCCGGCCTGGCTTGCGGGATTAAGGAAAACAAATCCACTTTTGATTTGTCGCTGTTTGTTTCCGATGAGCCCTGTGTGGGCGCGGGTGTCTTTACCAAGAACCAGGTCTGCGGTGCCCCGGTGAAAGTCTCGCGCGAACGCGTGCCCGGGGATTCGGTGCGGGCGGTGATTATCAACTCGGGCAATGCGAATGCCTGTACCGGCGAGCGCGGGATCGAAGATGCACGCTGGATGACCAGCGAGGTCGCCCAGGGGCTGGGATTCGAAAACGAAGAAGTGCTGGTCTGCTCGACGGGGATTATTGGTCATTTTCTGCCCCGGACTCCGATCGAACAGGGGATTCCCGCGGTGATTGGGCAACTGGGCGCTGATGCCAGTTCCTTTCTGAACGCGGCCCGGGGCATGATGACGACCGATACCGTGCCGAAGCAGGCGATGCGCGAATTAACAGTTGATGGCACCAGTGTGCGGGTGAGTGGTGTCGCGAAGGGGGCTGCGATGATTGCTCCCAACATGGCGACGATGCTGTCGGTGATCATGACCGATGCGCCCCTGAGTGCGAGCCAGGCCGATGCGCTGCTGCGGGAAGCCGTCGATTTTAGTTTCAACTGTGTCTCGGTCGAAGGGCATACGAGTACCAGTGACACGGTGATCCTGCTGGCCAATGGGGCATCCGAAGCAGATCCGCTTTCGGCGGACGACCTGGTACAGCTGCAGGCGGCGATCATGGAAGTGGCGATGGAACTGGGGCAGGCGATCATTCGGGATGCCGAAGGGGCCGATCATTTCATTACCATCGAAGTTTCCGGGGCGAGTACACAGGCGGAAGCGAAAGAGATTGCGCGGACGATCGCCAACGATGCCCTGGTCAAAACGGCGATTGCGGGTTCAGATCCTAACTGGGGGCGGATTGTTTCCGCGACAGGGCGGACGAGTGTGAAGCTGACCGAAGCGGATATCGTGCTGCATCTCAACGGGACGCTGATCTATGAGAAAGGGATGCCGGCTGAATTTGATGAAGAAGCTGTTTCCGCCTCGATCCGTGATAACCGGGATGTTTCGATTCAGCTGCAACTGCCGTTCGGTTCGGAGTCGATCGTATTCTGGACCAGCGATCTGACGCAGGAATATGTGCGTCTCAATTCCGAGTATACGACATAA
- a CDS encoding PQQ-binding-like beta-propeller repeat protein, translating to MHFIRLNRTITLTVITSLCLVIAPALQADEKADQPFQPNNQKEAKPQPPPLNQLKQILQGLFGKGKPAANQQADKNGKKRTPDYYRYPQDLEQERRFKSVKQLIQSQQWEAAREKLQLMLENSLNLPVHIPGERGLITDRELIYELLELLPEEQQQKFDRQYTALAEKLFNDAQQNDASPEQFAEIATRFASTPAGARAMNYLISYHMERKEFGLAEQYVARLLKYQPPLTRSPQWRTKAAYILKQTGNQELTTQLLNSSSVAIDLNQPIQIGGATEKPLTWLEKQQILGSTGNQPVDEWPMLFGSPSHAARARQADPLLIPRWSYPLTSNHSIQAQLNLIQEDLTSADQAAIPALPPLAINGKIVFRTLKGVQVLDAETGAPLWQSALENSPEEAFIKAQLKGQQIPQARGLFDPTPQTRSFSVYNGSDPDSHALTSLMYRNANWGSQSSDGEHLFILESMRLNLSASGTSRNLNRFRRRRGDYEEDFWSSNQLVAYDLKTGQPRWKVGGTRFDEPFDLPLAGTFFFGAPTPSGNELYIIGERDREIRVYALDPETGAERWSQQIGNPEQDIALDMVRRWWIAPVAVDQGILICPTTIGLLTAIGQLNHSILWSARYTTSDSDENGQHFNRINQTSFEPLNQRWTPSAPIIIENKVVYTPPDEEALICLDLITGIPLWTKRAKEAMLYMAGVADGKILMVGLNGVTAISLKTGKNSWQTTFDKSAGTPSGQAVIADQHLHVPLQSGQVWTFDVASGKVINKLFNANASQPLGNLVIHRGQFLSLSTRGLVSYEQKQTFENQIEKIKQQNPTSPLALYKESELLMMSRRYTQAYSQLQQIDRGQLPAEYHDKYHQLLVHCLTELIRSDFQQHDDLVTELQQKVSSDSERLELQRLLIERARARHEFPRALTLLQELGQAPADTFFQAQNTETQIDCWIAGQAEDLWKQARPTEREQFAQHLSQRSAQLLNASSQEQARFLRQFGFHSSTIPILRQLIDHSLQSDEFYEAELWLSRLIRQQQPELSAEGLAGMIQLCVKHQLFADAKYYLEQLAACDPQLTLSDNQTVEQVMTSTLKRLREHSEQHPQPGWRPEKLKLIVGGSGRYYTSREQTLDTSDSNLPYFHAHSLTVDPRENRLAVTETHSNHLIWSTPLRSISQSRSSSFNESELVGHNLILQHRDMLHLFDLVDHKLIWSQKLEREQSNRYPNMFNRTPAPLGTESSLIHRHHPSLAIRNVGMIAAANAEYTCFYSRRKIILVDTRTGQIRWTHENVEQDTRVLGDDRHIYIVSRNREPRKILRVSDGRQIEPDENVQLLDHAIYQGDSSFVGITSPNDPKRPGQTAGQTSVFAFQPGSKDLIWNLDFPRDSRFGISSQHFLSVLNPGGELKIVDLRTGRVQTMETIPRAELDNHKDFYVVVNDTHLYCVGHSQARNTISVSVPSVPVNGMLAVYLRQTGKRIWKQDFEKKHLVLDDQNLLPIILLVSRDYLRTGNRSTSIIHLEALDKQTGKNLLNWKAPMDSNIRNIRVDYRQKMMELLTYSARILLYDASELALNHKTAPDAPGQPEQATKPNQEKK from the coding sequence ATGCATTTTATCCGTCTCAACCGGACAATCACTCTGACCGTTATAACCAGTCTCTGTCTGGTGATCGCTCCCGCGCTCCAGGCCGATGAAAAAGCAGACCAGCCCTTTCAGCCCAACAATCAAAAAGAGGCCAAACCTCAGCCTCCGCCTCTCAATCAGCTCAAGCAGATTCTCCAGGGACTGTTTGGCAAAGGGAAACCAGCCGCCAACCAACAGGCCGACAAAAACGGAAAAAAACGCACTCCGGACTATTATCGCTACCCGCAGGACCTGGAACAGGAACGCCGCTTCAAGAGTGTCAAACAGCTGATCCAGAGCCAGCAATGGGAAGCCGCACGCGAAAAACTGCAGCTGATGCTGGAAAACAGCCTGAACCTGCCCGTCCACATTCCCGGTGAACGGGGCCTGATTACAGACCGGGAACTGATCTACGAACTGCTGGAGCTCCTGCCAGAGGAACAACAGCAGAAATTCGATCGGCAATACACGGCCCTGGCGGAAAAACTGTTCAACGACGCACAACAGAATGACGCGTCCCCCGAGCAGTTCGCTGAAATTGCAACCCGCTTCGCCAGCACCCCTGCGGGAGCCCGGGCCATGAACTATCTGATTTCCTACCACATGGAGCGGAAAGAGTTCGGACTCGCGGAACAGTATGTAGCGCGGCTGTTGAAATATCAGCCGCCACTGACCCGCTCTCCCCAATGGAGAACCAAGGCCGCCTACATCCTCAAACAGACCGGCAACCAGGAACTGACCACTCAGCTGCTCAATTCATCCAGTGTTGCCATTGATCTCAATCAGCCGATTCAAATCGGAGGCGCCACGGAAAAACCGTTGACCTGGCTGGAAAAACAGCAGATTCTCGGCTCCACGGGCAACCAGCCGGTGGATGAGTGGCCCATGCTGTTTGGTTCTCCCAGCCATGCCGCCCGCGCCAGACAGGCAGATCCACTGCTGATTCCCCGCTGGTCTTATCCGCTGACGTCAAATCACTCCATTCAGGCACAACTCAACCTGATTCAGGAAGACCTGACCAGTGCCGATCAGGCCGCGATTCCCGCCCTGCCCCCCCTGGCCATTAATGGAAAAATCGTGTTTCGCACACTCAAGGGGGTCCAGGTCCTCGATGCAGAAACCGGAGCCCCGCTCTGGCAGTCGGCCCTGGAAAATTCCCCCGAAGAAGCCTTTATTAAAGCCCAGCTCAAAGGGCAGCAGATCCCCCAGGCGCGGGGCCTGTTTGATCCCACTCCGCAAACACGCTCCTTTTCTGTTTATAACGGCTCCGATCCAGACTCACATGCTCTGACCAGCCTGATGTACCGCAATGCCAACTGGGGCAGCCAGAGCAGTGACGGCGAGCACCTGTTTATCCTGGAAAGCATGCGGCTCAACCTGAGTGCCAGCGGCACCTCGCGCAACCTGAATCGCTTCCGCCGTCGCAGAGGGGATTATGAAGAAGACTTCTGGTCGTCCAATCAGCTGGTAGCCTATGACCTGAAAACAGGCCAGCCCAGGTGGAAAGTGGGGGGCACCAGGTTCGATGAGCCATTCGATCTGCCCCTGGCCGGCACTTTCTTCTTTGGCGCTCCCACCCCTTCCGGCAACGAGCTGTATATTATCGGGGAACGCGATCGCGAAATCCGCGTCTATGCACTCGACCCGGAAACCGGTGCAGAACGCTGGTCGCAACAGATCGGCAATCCCGAGCAGGACATCGCCCTCGATATGGTCCGCCGCTGGTGGATCGCCCCCGTGGCCGTCGACCAGGGCATCCTGATCTGCCCCACAACCATCGGACTGCTCACGGCCATCGGCCAACTGAATCATTCCATTCTCTGGTCGGCCCGCTACACCACGTCTGATTCCGATGAAAACGGCCAGCACTTCAATCGGATCAACCAGACCTCATTCGAGCCCCTCAATCAGCGCTGGACTCCCTCGGCTCCGATTATTATCGAAAATAAAGTCGTCTACACGCCTCCCGACGAAGAAGCGCTCATCTGCCTCGATTTGATCACCGGCATCCCGCTCTGGACCAAACGCGCCAAGGAAGCCATGCTCTACATGGCCGGGGTCGCCGACGGCAAGATTCTGATGGTCGGGTTGAATGGCGTCACCGCGATTTCGCTCAAAACCGGTAAAAACTCCTGGCAGACCACATTTGACAAGAGCGCAGGAACGCCTTCGGGCCAGGCCGTCATCGCCGATCAGCACCTGCACGTCCCCCTGCAGAGCGGCCAGGTCTGGACTTTCGATGTCGCGTCAGGCAAAGTCATCAACAAACTGTTCAACGCGAATGCCAGCCAGCCCCTGGGGAATCTGGTCATTCATCGCGGCCAGTTTCTTTCACTCAGCACCCGGGGCCTGGTCAGCTACGAACAGAAACAGACATTCGAAAACCAGATTGAAAAAATCAAACAGCAGAACCCGACCAGCCCGCTGGCCCTGTATAAGGAATCCGAACTGCTGATGATGAGCCGCCGTTACACCCAGGCTTATTCCCAACTGCAGCAGATCGACCGCGGACAACTTCCCGCGGAATATCACGATAAATATCACCAGTTACTCGTCCACTGCCTGACGGAACTGATCCGTTCCGATTTTCAGCAACACGATGATCTGGTCACGGAACTGCAACAGAAAGTAAGCTCCGACAGCGAACGCCTGGAACTGCAACGACTGCTGATCGAGCGGGCCCGCGCCCGACATGAATTTCCCCGCGCACTGACACTGTTGCAGGAACTGGGGCAGGCCCCCGCTGACACCTTCTTCCAGGCCCAGAATACGGAAACACAAATAGACTGCTGGATCGCCGGTCAGGCAGAAGATCTCTGGAAACAGGCCCGTCCCACAGAGCGTGAGCAGTTCGCACAGCATTTAAGTCAACGGTCTGCACAGCTCCTGAATGCATCCTCTCAGGAGCAGGCACGTTTCCTGCGTCAGTTCGGCTTCCACTCGTCTACGATTCCCATTCTGCGACAGCTGATTGACCACAGTCTGCAATCGGACGAGTTCTATGAAGCGGAGCTCTGGCTTTCCCGACTGATCCGACAGCAACAGCCTGAACTGTCTGCAGAAGGACTGGCAGGCATGATTCAGCTCTGCGTGAAACATCAACTGTTCGCGGACGCGAAATATTATCTGGAACAGCTGGCCGCCTGCGATCCCCAGCTCACTCTGTCCGACAATCAGACTGTGGAACAGGTCATGACTTCGACACTGAAACGCCTCCGCGAACATTCAGAACAGCACCCGCAGCCCGGCTGGCGTCCGGAAAAGCTGAAACTGATTGTCGGCGGGTCGGGTCGCTACTATACCAGCCGCGAGCAGACGCTCGACACATCTGACTCAAACCTGCCCTACTTCCACGCCCATAGCCTGACTGTCGATCCCCGCGAGAACCGGCTGGCCGTCACGGAAACTCACAGTAATCACCTGATCTGGTCGACGCCCCTGCGCTCCATCAGTCAGTCCCGCTCATCCAGTTTTAATGAAAGCGAACTGGTGGGTCACAACCTGATTCTGCAGCATCGGGACATGCTTCACCTGTTTGACCTCGTCGATCACAAACTGATCTGGAGTCAGAAGCTGGAACGGGAGCAAAGCAATCGTTACCCGAACATGTTTAACAGGACCCCAGCTCCGCTGGGAACGGAATCGTCACTGATTCATCGACACCACCCCTCGCTGGCCATTCGCAATGTGGGTATGATTGCTGCCGCCAACGCAGAATACACCTGCTTCTACAGCCGACGTAAAATCATTCTGGTCGACACCCGCACCGGCCAGATTCGCTGGACGCATGAAAACGTGGAGCAGGATACCAGGGTCCTGGGTGATGACCGCCACATCTATATCGTGTCTCGCAATCGTGAACCTCGGAAAATCCTCCGCGTCAGCGATGGCCGCCAGATCGAACCGGACGAAAACGTCCAACTGTTGGACCATGCCATCTACCAGGGAGATTCTTCGTTTGTCGGAATCACATCCCCTAATGACCCCAAACGCCCCGGACAGACCGCAGGCCAGACATCCGTCTTCGCCTTCCAGCCCGGTTCTAAAGACCTGATCTGGAATCTTGATTTCCCCCGAGACTCCCGGTTTGGCATCTCCAGTCAGCACTTCCTCTCTGTACTCAATCCCGGAGGAGAATTGAAGATTGTTGACCTGAGAACCGGTCGTGTCCAGACAATGGAAACCATCCCCCGTGCGGAGCTGGACAATCACAAAGATTTCTATGTCGTCGTTAACGACACGCACCTGTACTGCGTCGGTCATTCCCAGGCACGCAACACCATTTCGGTCAGCGTGCCTTCGGTCCCCGTCAATGGCATGCTGGCTGTCTATCTGCGTCAGACCGGAAAACGAATCTGGAAGCAGGATTTCGAGAAAAAGCACCTGGTGCTCGACGACCAGAACCTGCTGCCGATAATCCTGCTGGTCTCCCGCGATTATTTACGGACCGGAAATCGCTCCACCAGCATTATTCACCTCGAGGCCCTGGATAAACAGACCGGCAAAAATCTGCTCAACTGGAAAGCCCCCATGGATTCCAACATCCGGAATATCAGAGTGGACTACCGGCAGAAAATGATGGAACTCCTGACATACAGCGCCCGCATCCTCCTCTACGATGCCAGCGAACTGGCCCTGAACCACAAGACCGCCCCCGACGCACCTGGTCAGCCTGAACAGGCCACGAAACCGAATCAGGAAAAGAAATAG
- a CDS encoding 50S ribosomal protein L25, whose product MSDDFVMHRISASKREKLGSIESRRIRRAGRIPAVVYGHEQEPAHVSVDDHDLRNLIKNRERVFEIDVDGQVEETMLRDLQWDTFGTEILHVDLIRINASERVTVEVPVQLRGTSPGVVGGGVLEQPLHTLELDCLAHSIPDSIPVRINSLEIGDAIHVNEIEVPRGSKIHNAPDQVVVHVVPPMGVAEPAEEGEAAEAAEAPEEATEG is encoded by the coding sequence ATGTCAGACGATTTTGTAATGCATCGAATCAGTGCCTCCAAACGGGAGAAACTGGGATCCATTGAAAGCCGGCGTATCCGTCGGGCAGGTCGGATTCCGGCAGTTGTCTACGGTCATGAGCAGGAACCTGCCCATGTCAGCGTAGATGACCATGATCTGCGGAATCTGATCAAGAACCGGGAACGGGTTTTTGAGATTGATGTCGACGGTCAAGTCGAAGAGACCATGCTGCGTGATCTGCAGTGGGACACCTTCGGCACTGAAATCCTGCACGTGGACCTGATCCGGATCAATGCATCCGAGCGGGTGACTGTAGAAGTCCCTGTTCAACTGCGGGGGACATCTCCCGGCGTAGTTGGCGGTGGTGTGCTGGAGCAGCCTCTGCATACACTGGAACTGGACTGTCTGGCACACAGTATCCCTGACAGTATTCCCGTCCGGATCAATTCACTGGAAATCGGTGATGCGATTCACGTGAATGAAATTGAAGTTCCTCGCGGAAGCAAGATTCACAATGCTCCAGACCAGGTGGTCGTGCATGTTGTGCCTCCGATGGGTGTAGCAGAGCCTGCAGAAGAAGGTGAAGCAGCCGAGGCCGCTGAAGCACCGGAAGAAGCAACCGAAGGATAG
- the dnaB gene encoding replicative DNA helicase: MSVAGKGNFRRPKQESVEELFGKVPPQNLDAEKAVLGSILLDNVVIDDLVQIVKTNHFYSDKNARIFAAILRLHDAGVRGIDAVTVAEELDSKGELDEAGNVMYLHEVLESVPHAAHAEYYANIVRDKSVQRELIHSCTEIIRESYSPQGDTLEVLNKAEQSIFSILESQGEGDKIEIRDILMDAFDRIHERTQKEGTLTGTTTGFVDLDEQINGFQPSELIILAARPSMGKTALVCNFAEAAADEGGTATIVFSLEQSKLELAERLLCIRSGVNGHSLRAGDLEEDERHRLLEASSQISEMPLFIDDKPGRTIQEISAICRRLKRLSNLGLIIIDYLQLIEPEDKTMPREQQIAGITRRLKGLCKELNVPTIALAQLNRGVELREDKRPRLADLRESGAIEQDADLIMFLHRPDAYDPEDHPGLAEVIVAKHRSGPTGIVNLTWLRESMRFGNYTNLDVPEGGYMGDGGGGGFG, translated from the coding sequence ATGTCAGTTGCCGGCAAAGGAAATTTTCGCCGTCCGAAACAGGAGTCTGTCGAGGAGCTGTTCGGAAAAGTGCCGCCGCAGAATCTGGATGCAGAGAAAGCGGTACTGGGGAGTATCCTGCTGGATAACGTCGTGATCGACGACCTGGTGCAGATTGTCAAAACCAATCACTTCTACAGCGATAAAAACGCGCGGATATTTGCCGCGATTCTCCGCCTGCACGACGCCGGCGTGCGCGGGATCGATGCAGTCACGGTAGCCGAAGAGCTGGACTCCAAAGGGGAGCTGGACGAAGCCGGCAATGTGATGTATCTGCACGAAGTCCTGGAGAGCGTGCCTCACGCGGCCCATGCGGAGTACTATGCGAATATCGTGCGAGATAAATCGGTCCAGCGGGAACTGATTCACTCCTGTACCGAAATCATCCGGGAAAGCTATTCCCCCCAGGGCGATACGCTGGAGGTGTTGAACAAGGCTGAACAGAGCATTTTCAGCATTCTGGAATCGCAGGGCGAAGGGGACAAGATCGAGATCAGGGACATCCTGATGGATGCCTTCGATCGGATCCACGAACGAACTCAGAAGGAGGGGACGCTGACCGGTACCACCACCGGATTCGTCGATCTGGACGAACAGATTAACGGTTTTCAGCCCTCCGAGTTGATTATTCTGGCGGCCCGTCCGTCGATGGGGAAAACCGCGCTGGTCTGTAACTTTGCGGAGGCGGCTGCTGATGAAGGGGGGACCGCGACGATCGTGTTCTCGCTGGAACAGTCGAAGCTGGAGCTGGCAGAGCGTCTGTTGTGTATCCGCTCGGGCGTGAACGGTCACTCGTTGCGTGCCGGGGATCTGGAAGAAGACGAGCGGCACCGGCTGCTGGAAGCCTCTTCCCAGATCAGCGAGATGCCGCTGTTTATCGATGACAAACCGGGGCGTACGATTCAGGAAATCAGCGCAATCTGCCGGCGTCTGAAGCGGTTGAGCAACCTGGGGCTGATCATTATCGACTACCTGCAGCTGATCGAACCGGAAGATAAGACGATGCCCCGTGAACAGCAGATCGCGGGGATCACGCGGCGTTTGAAGGGGCTGTGTAAAGAACTGAATGTGCCGACGATTGCCCTGGCACAGTTGAACCGCGGGGTGGAACTGCGTGAAGACAAACGTCCGCGTCTGGCCGACCTGCGTGAAAGTGGAGCGATCGAACAGGATGCCGACCTGATCATGTTCCTGCATCGTCCCGACGCTTACGATCCGGAAGATCACCCGGGGCTGGCGGAAGTGATTGTAGCCAAGCACCGTAGTGGTCCGACCGGGATCGTGAATCTGACCTGGCTCCGCGAATCGATGCGGTTCGGCAATTATACGAACCTGGATGTCCCTGAAGGGGGCTACATGGGAGATGGCGGCGGAGGCGGCTTCGGTTAA
- the ssb gene encoding single-stranded DNA-binding protein, whose protein sequence is MASFNKVILVGNLTRDPQVRYTPGGSAVAEIGLAVNRSWFDKNSNSRKEETTFVDVTLWGRTAEVASEYLTKGRSVLIEGRLQLDQWDDKESGQKRSKLKVVGENMTMLGGRGESGGGAPGGGGGGGYGARGGSAPSQGGSSSPADSFYDSPGGMPDDDVPF, encoded by the coding sequence ATGGCCAGTTTCAACAAAGTCATCCTGGTAGGAAATCTGACTCGCGATCCACAGGTGCGTTACACGCCCGGAGGAAGTGCGGTTGCGGAAATTGGTCTGGCAGTGAATCGGAGCTGGTTTGACAAGAATTCCAATTCCCGGAAGGAAGAAACCACCTTCGTCGATGTCACTCTCTGGGGGCGTACCGCGGAAGTGGCCAGCGAGTATCTGACCAAAGGGCGTTCGGTCCTGATCGAAGGTCGTCTGCAACTGGATCAGTGGGATGACAAAGAATCGGGCCAGAAACGCAGCAAGCTGAAAGTGGTTGGCGAAAACATGACCATGCTGGGGGGACGCGGCGAATCAGGCGGCGGTGCTCCCGGTGGCGGCGGAGGCGGCGGCTACGGGGCACGTGGCGGCAGCGCACCATCACAGGGCGGTTCGTCCAGCCCTGCTGATTCCTTTTATGATTCACCAGGCGGAATGCCCGATGATGACGTGCCTTTCTAA
- the rplI gene encoding 50S ribosomal protein L9, with the protein MVRKQRSTSVVGSSKASVEVLLAEKVDNLGEQGDIVRVKPGYARNFLLPYGLATIATDHNKWMVVQHQKRVADLEKDRLKSLKSLADKVSKHSVTMEANANEDGHLYGSIVAVDISKSLKDSGFDVDAEAIRLEGPLKELGMYTVKLQLHDKVKTEVKVWVVPTAEKS; encoded by the coding sequence ATGGTTCGCAAACAACGTAGCACCTCTGTGGTCGGTAGTTCCAAGGCGTCTGTCGAGGTTTTGCTGGCAGAAAAAGTTGATAACCTGGGTGAGCAGGGTGACATTGTGCGGGTCAAACCCGGCTATGCCCGTAACTTCCTGCTGCCTTACGGTCTGGCAACCATTGCCACTGATCACAACAAGTGGATGGTGGTGCAGCATCAGAAACGGGTTGCCGATCTGGAAAAAGATCGCCTGAAGTCACTCAAGAGCCTGGCAGACAAGGTGAGCAAGCACAGTGTCACCATGGAAGCCAACGCCAACGAAGACGGACATCTTTACGGTTCGATCGTAGCCGTCGATATCAGCAAGTCCCTCAAGGACAGTGGCTTTGACGTCGACGCCGAAGCAATTCGCCTGGAAGGCCCGCTGAAAGAACTGGGTATGTATACCGTCAAGCTGCAGCTGCACGATAAGGTCAAGACGGAAGTCAAAGTCTGGGTCGTACCGACAGCAGAAAAAAGCTAA
- the pth gene encoding aminoacyl-tRNA hydrolase, with protein MKVVVGLGNPGRKYERTRHNVGFDVLAQLADWHGVSGFKSQFEAEVGEFSLGGDKVLLVAPQTFMNLSGRSVAAVVKFYKLPVSDVMVVCDDMNLPLGRLRLRGSGSAGGQKGLQDIIQKLGSQDVPRLRMGVGRPPAGFSAADYVLSRFRADEAESISQAVQNAARGIESWVEQGLEIAMNQVNAPE; from the coding sequence GTGAAAGTGGTCGTAGGGCTGGGGAATCCCGGTAGAAAATACGAGCGAACACGTCACAATGTCGGGTTTGATGTTCTGGCTCAGCTGGCAGACTGGCACGGTGTATCCGGGTTCAAGAGTCAGTTTGAGGCGGAAGTCGGAGAATTTAGTCTGGGGGGGGACAAGGTGTTACTCGTTGCCCCGCAGACATTTATGAATTTAAGCGGTCGCAGTGTTGCGGCTGTGGTGAAGTTTTACAAACTGCCGGTCAGTGATGTGATGGTAGTTTGTGATGATATGAATCTGCCACTGGGGCGGCTCCGGTTACGGGGCTCAGGCTCAGCAGGCGGACAAAAAGGTTTACAGGACATCATTCAGAAGCTGGGGTCTCAGGACGTACCACGTCTGCGAATGGGGGTGGGACGACCTCCTGCAGGGTTCTCGGCAGCGGATTATGTTTTAAGTCGATTTCGGGCCGATGAAGCCGAGTCGATCTCGCAGGCGGTTCAAAATGCGGCCCGGGGGATTGAAAGCTGGGTGGAACAGGGGCTGGAGATCGCCATGAACCAGGTGAATGCACCTGAGTGA